GCGACTTCGGCGGTGCGCGTGTGCGGGTACCGCTCGGCGACTTCCAGGAACTCCTTCTGTGCCTGCTTGCCGCGCGCTTCAGCCGACTCGAAGGTCAGGATGCGAGGCCGTTCCGGCGAGCCGGGGGCGCGCAGTTGGCTCTGGAAGGTCCGGACCGCCTTGCCCAAGGCGACGCTGGCCTGCTCGTTCTGGCGGTCAAAGTAGTACCATCCTCCTGCCAGGACAGCAGCGAGCAGGACGACTGCGCCGACCGCGATGGCGACGTTCTTCTGGTGGCCGGCGGCCCAGGAAGCGGCCCCCTGGGTGGCATCGGTGAAGCGGTCGTGTTTGAGTTGCTGACGGGTATAGCCGGGCACAGTTTTCAGGGTTCCTGACGGGTCGGCGGAAGTGGCTGCAAAACGTTGAGTTTAGCAGGCTGAAAATGCCGGTGCAACCGACCCCGGGCAGCGCGGCTTCCAACTAAGAGAAGCTCCTTCTGAAACGGCCCTTTCACTGACCGCGGCCCGTACGCGGCCGGGAGACCATATGCGCAAACTATGGATCGCGCTCGCAGTCATCGTGTTGCTGGTGGTAGGCGCCGCCGTGGCGCTGCCCTACGTGATCGACGTCAACCGGTATCACGGCCGGATCCAGGCGGAGATCGAGAAGCGCGTCGGGCGCAAGGTCACGCTCGGCCCGATGAAGCTCAGCCTGTTGCCCTTTGCCATCCGTGTGCAGGGCACGACCATCGCCGAAGACCCCAGTTTTGGCGAGGGGAAGGTCTTTGCCAAAGCGGATGAGCTGTACGTGCGCGCGGAGCTGTGGCCGCTGTTGCGCGGCGACGTGCAGGTGCGCTCGCTCGAATTGGAGAAGCCGCAGATCGAGCTGGTGAAAAACGCGGGCGGGGTGTGGAACTTCGCCAGCCTGGGACACAACGCCGCGACGACCGAACAGCCGGCCGGCGTCACGCGCGAGGAGCAGGCGCGCGCCCAGCAGCAGAAGCAGGACGAGCAGCAGGCCAAGCAGAAGCCGCAGGAGTTCGCGCTCGACCGTCTGCGGATCAGCGACGGCCAAATCGCGATCACCGACCTGAAGGCGAAGCAGCCGCGCGCGGTGTACGACCACATCGACCTGGCGATCGAGGATTACAAGCCGGGGCACCCCTTCCTGATCGACTTGGCGGCGCACCTGCCGGGCCAGGGCAAACAGGAAGCGCGGTTGAACGCGAAGGTCGGACCGATCCGCGACGACAACCGGCTGGCGACGCCGATCGACGGCACGCTGAAGCTAGAGGAGGTATCGATCGCGGGCTTGCAACGGTTCCTCAACACCCCTGCGCTGGCGGGCGCGGACGGCATCGTGAGCGGCGACACGACGGTGAAGAACGCCGACGGCAAGCTGGCGGCGAAGGGCGCGCTGCGCATCGAGCAGCCGAAGGTCAAGGGCGTGAACATCGGGTATCCGATCGCGGCGGACTTCGACGTCCGCGAAGACCTGGACAGCGAAGTGATCCGCATCGAAAAAGGCACGCTGAAGCTGGGCGCCACGCCGCTGTCGGTGACGGGAGTGATGAACGCGGCGCCCACGCCGATGCAGCTCGACCTGCGCATCTGGACGCCGGAGGCGCCGATCGGCGAGATCGCGCGGCTGGCGTCGGCGTTCGGCGTCGCCTTCCATAAGGACATGAACATCGACGGGCGCGTGCAGGCCGACGTGCAGGCGAAGGGCGCGGCGACGCAGCCGCTGCTCAACGGCAACATCAGCGCCAAGAACCTGAGCATCAG
The sequence above is drawn from the Terriglobales bacterium genome and encodes:
- a CDS encoding tetratricopeptide repeat protein; protein product: MPGYTRQQLKHDRFTDATQGAASWAAGHQKNVAIAVGAVVLLAAVLAGGWYYFDRQNEQASVALGKAVRTFQSQLRAPGSPERPRILTFESAEARGKQAQKEFLEVAERYPHTRTAEVARFLAGVAAIDAGDKATAERELKAAADSRREDLAALAKMAL